One Cellulomonas sp. NS3 genomic region harbors:
- a CDS encoding nicotinate phosphoribosyltransferase, whose amino-acid sequence MTTTTSTALLTDHYELTMLRAALADGTAHHRAVFEVFARSLAAGRRYGVVAGLGRVVEAVEAFRFTPEHVAWLREAGIADDATAAYLARYRFTGSIDAYREGELYFPHSPVLTVTGTFAECVLLETVVLSILNSDSAVASAAARMVSAANGRVLLEMGSRRTGEHAAVAAARAAYVAGFDATSNLEAGFRYGIPTRGTAAHAFTLAHANEPAAFGSQVRALGAGTTLLVDTYDTREGVEHAVAAAGPDLGAVRIDSGDLAAEARAARAQLDALGASTTRIAVTGDLDEHGIAALADAPVDVYGAGTRLVTGSGHPTCGMVYKLVSIADRPGADAPMRAVAKRSAGKASAGGRKVAYRGLDHAGYASRENVVVRHLPDAPEAGLGRALQVPVVRGGNVVHHPSLAEIRAHHRGAKAELMPLDLDLAPGTPRLAADPTALTPTTGA is encoded by the coding sequence ATGACCACAACGACCAGCACGGCACTGCTCACCGACCACTACGAGCTCACCATGCTGCGCGCCGCGCTGGCCGACGGCACCGCGCACCACCGCGCAGTCTTCGAGGTCTTCGCCCGGTCCCTGGCCGCCGGCCGCCGCTACGGCGTCGTCGCCGGGCTCGGCCGCGTCGTCGAGGCCGTCGAGGCCTTCCGGTTCACGCCCGAGCACGTCGCGTGGCTGCGCGAGGCGGGCATCGCCGACGACGCGACCGCCGCCTACCTCGCGCGGTACCGCTTCACGGGCAGCATCGACGCATACCGCGAGGGCGAGCTCTACTTCCCGCACTCCCCCGTGCTGACCGTGACCGGCACGTTCGCGGAGTGCGTGCTGCTCGAGACGGTCGTGCTGTCGATCCTCAACAGCGACTCGGCCGTCGCCTCCGCCGCGGCGCGCATGGTCAGCGCCGCGAACGGCCGCGTGCTCCTCGAGATGGGCAGCCGCCGGACCGGCGAGCACGCCGCGGTCGCCGCCGCCCGCGCGGCGTACGTCGCCGGCTTCGACGCCACGAGCAACCTCGAGGCCGGCTTCCGGTACGGGATCCCGACGCGCGGCACCGCGGCGCACGCCTTCACCCTCGCCCACGCCAACGAGCCGGCCGCCTTCGGCTCGCAGGTCCGCGCGCTCGGCGCCGGCACCACGCTGCTCGTCGACACGTACGACACGCGCGAGGGCGTCGAGCACGCGGTCGCCGCCGCCGGCCCGGACCTGGGCGCCGTCCGCATCGACTCCGGCGACCTGGCCGCCGAGGCCCGCGCCGCCCGGGCGCAGCTCGACGCGCTCGGCGCGAGCACGACCCGCATCGCCGTGACCGGCGACCTCGACGAGCACGGCATCGCCGCCCTGGCCGACGCCCCGGTCGACGTCTACGGCGCCGGCACCCGGCTCGTCACCGGCTCCGGCCACCCGACGTGCGGGATGGTCTACAAGCTCGTCTCGATCGCCGACCGCCCCGGCGCCGACGCGCCGATGCGCGCCGTGGCGAAGCGGTCCGCGGGCAAGGCCAGCGCCGGCGGTCGCAAGGTCGCCTACCGCGGCCTCGACCACGCCGGGTACGCGTCGCGCGAGAACGTCGTGGTCCGCCACCTGCCGGACGCCCCCGAGGCCGGCCTCGGGCGGGCGCTGCAGGTCCCGGTCGTGCGCGGCGGGAACGTCGTGCACCACCCGTCGCTCGCGGAGATCCGCGCGCACCACCGCGGCGCGAAGGCCGAGCTCATGCCCCTCGACCTCGACCTGGCCCCCGGCACCCCGCGCCTGGCCGCCGACCCGACCGCCCTCACCCCCACGACAGGAGCCTGA
- a CDS encoding isochorismatase family protein: MTTPTPTLALVVVDVEVCFAEGGTLPVAGGAAVAAAVTAHLDAHPQRYARVVASRDWHDPLPGTNDGHFASPGTEPDFVRTWPEHGVAGTPDAEYHPALRLPAGTVHVVKGMGRADYSAFDGVQLDTLGTAAPLGVLDALDGVDVVEVVGIATDHCVRATALAAAAAGFGVRVLTDLTAGVAVPTTIAALTELAQAGVELTTSAAVTS; the protein is encoded by the coding sequence ATGACGACCCCCACCCCCACCCTCGCCCTCGTCGTCGTCGACGTGGAGGTGTGCTTCGCCGAGGGCGGCACGCTGCCCGTCGCCGGTGGCGCCGCCGTCGCCGCCGCGGTCACCGCCCACCTGGACGCGCACCCGCAGCGGTACGCGCGCGTCGTCGCCTCGCGCGACTGGCACGACCCGCTGCCCGGCACGAACGACGGCCACTTCGCGAGCCCCGGCACCGAGCCCGACTTCGTCCGCACCTGGCCCGAGCACGGCGTCGCCGGCACCCCGGACGCCGAGTACCACCCGGCCCTGCGCCTGCCCGCCGGGACCGTGCACGTCGTCAAGGGCATGGGCCGGGCGGACTACTCCGCGTTCGACGGCGTGCAGCTCGACACGCTCGGGACCGCCGCTCCGCTGGGCGTGCTGGACGCGCTGGACGGGGTCGACGTCGTCGAGGTCGTCGGCATCGCGACCGACCACTGCGTGCGGGCGACCGCGCTGGCCGCCGCGGCGGCGGGCTTCGGGGTCCGCGTCCTGACGGACCTGACGGCCGGCGTGGCCGTGCCGACCACGATCGCGGCGCTCACCGAGCTCGCGCAGGCGGGCGTCGAGCTCACGACCTCCGCGGCGGTGACGTCGTGA
- a CDS encoding NUDIX hydrolase, with amino-acid sequence MSHDRTPAAQAPEGYDPGEYPVFFVTVDTAIFTVRDGALKVLLVQRQDDPYAGCWALPGGFKNPDETLDEAAWRELAEETGVTTSGWHLEQLGSFGDPRRDPRGNIVTVAYVAFAPGLPDPVAGSDARDARFWDVDDLDLPSLQGGNHDRGLEDAPELAFDHTVIAARAVDRVAAKLEYTTLATAFCRPQFTLGELQHVYEAVWGVRLDRSNFRRWVQQTTGLVRPADTDTRRTSGGRGRPAALFEARSELGTLYPPLLRPDDARALRPAKETR; translated from the coding sequence ATGAGCCACGACCGCACGCCCGCCGCGCAGGCCCCCGAGGGCTACGACCCGGGCGAGTACCCGGTGTTCTTCGTGACGGTCGACACCGCGATCTTCACCGTGCGCGACGGCGCTCTCAAGGTCCTGCTCGTGCAGCGCCAGGACGACCCGTACGCCGGCTGCTGGGCGCTGCCCGGCGGGTTCAAGAACCCCGACGAGACGCTCGACGAGGCCGCGTGGCGCGAGCTCGCCGAGGAGACCGGGGTGACCACGAGCGGGTGGCACCTCGAGCAGCTCGGCTCGTTCGGCGACCCCCGGCGCGACCCCCGCGGCAACATCGTCACGGTCGCGTACGTCGCGTTCGCCCCGGGCCTGCCCGACCCGGTCGCCGGGTCGGACGCCCGCGACGCGCGCTTCTGGGACGTCGACGACCTCGACCTGCCGAGCCTGCAGGGCGGCAACCACGACCGCGGCCTCGAGGACGCCCCCGAGCTCGCGTTCGACCACACCGTCATCGCCGCCCGAGCCGTCGACCGCGTCGCGGCCAAGCTCGAGTACACGACCCTCGCGACCGCGTTCTGCCGGCCGCAGTTCACGCTCGGCGAGCTGCAGCACGTCTACGAGGCCGTGTGGGGCGTGCGCCTCGACCGGTCGAACTTCCGCCGCTGGGTCCAGCAGACGACGGGCCTCGTGCGCCCCGCCGACACCGACACCCGCCGGACGTCCGGGGGCCGCGGCCGCCCCGCCGCGCTGTTCGAGGCGCGCTCGGAGCTCGGCACCCTCTACCCGCCGCTGCTGCGGCCCGACGACGCCCGCGCGCTGCGCCCGGCGAAGGAGACCCGATGA
- a CDS encoding NAD+ synthase encodes MTTLRVLLAQTTTRVGDLPGNAAALAAAVAAAEQACADVLVTPEMAVTGYPAEDLLAEPDFVGAAMDAVTDVAASTGRTVALLGSPWHVGRLPDAGGAGAHGWSTDALERPLRNVAAVAHRGRVVAAHAKSLLPTYSVLDDARHFAPGARRQSLYTVRTAEGPVTFGVLVCEDVWDPALAVEAARAGAQVLLVPNASPYHVGKPALRLARVTAAARASGVPIVYCNTVGGQDEVVFDGGSFVVDADGGLLAQARSFAADELVVDVPVRPRHEVARGAGPGRDAGLAWGTARVADPRTGASDVVDLGVTHTTRTPLAPPVVTPALDADAEVYAAIVTGFGDYCRRVGLPRVVLGLSGGIDSALAAVVAVDALGADAVWGVGMPGPYSSAGSVDDARELAANLGIRFDVVPISDAYAERHDALGPLLAEAAGAGRSPSGGVDPVAWENLQARLRGTTLMTIANATAALVCTTGNRSESAVGYFTLYGDSCGTAPNPLGDLLKTTVTRRDGSVLPGVYGLAEWRNAQAAAAGQVPPIPAATLTKPASAELAPDQRDTDSLPAYPVLDRLLLAFLEDHATAQELARTLVDEDGWDVGAAVATVNRVLALVDRSEFKRRQAPVRIKVSRLAFGRDRRMPMANHWSHARAVVPEREALPA; translated from the coding sequence ATGACGACCCTGCGCGTCCTGCTCGCCCAGACCACGACCCGCGTCGGCGACCTGCCCGGCAACGCGGCTGCCCTCGCCGCCGCGGTCGCGGCAGCCGAGCAGGCGTGCGCGGACGTGCTCGTGACCCCGGAGATGGCTGTCACGGGGTACCCCGCCGAGGACCTGCTCGCCGAGCCGGACTTCGTGGGCGCCGCGATGGACGCCGTGACCGACGTCGCCGCGTCCACCGGCAGGACCGTCGCGCTGCTCGGGTCGCCGTGGCACGTCGGGCGGCTGCCCGACGCCGGTGGCGCCGGCGCGCACGGCTGGTCGACCGACGCGCTCGAACGCCCGCTGCGCAACGTCGCGGCGGTGGCGCACCGGGGGCGGGTCGTCGCCGCGCACGCCAAGTCGCTGCTCCCGACCTACTCGGTGCTCGACGACGCGCGCCACTTCGCGCCCGGCGCGCGGCGCCAGTCGCTGTACACGGTCCGCACGGCCGAGGGTCCGGTCACGTTCGGCGTGCTGGTCTGCGAGGACGTGTGGGACCCGGCGCTCGCCGTCGAGGCGGCCAGGGCCGGTGCGCAGGTGCTGCTGGTGCCGAACGCGTCGCCGTACCACGTCGGCAAGCCCGCGCTGCGGCTCGCGCGGGTCACGGCCGCGGCCCGCGCCTCCGGGGTGCCGATCGTCTACTGCAACACCGTCGGCGGGCAGGACGAGGTCGTCTTCGACGGCGGCTCGTTCGTGGTGGACGCCGACGGCGGGCTCCTCGCGCAGGCACGGTCGTTCGCGGCGGACGAGCTCGTCGTCGACGTGCCCGTGAGGCCGCGGCACGAGGTCGCCCGCGGCGCCGGTCCCGGCCGGGACGCCGGGCTCGCGTGGGGCACCGCGCGCGTCGCCGACCCGCGGACGGGCGCGTCCGACGTCGTCGACCTCGGCGTCACGCACACGACCCGCACGCCGCTCGCGCCGCCGGTCGTGACCCCCGCCCTGGACGCCGACGCCGAGGTGTACGCCGCGATCGTCACCGGCTTCGGGGACTACTGCCGCCGCGTCGGCCTGCCCCGGGTCGTGCTGGGCCTGTCGGGCGGGATCGACTCGGCGCTGGCCGCCGTCGTCGCCGTCGACGCGCTCGGCGCGGACGCGGTGTGGGGCGTCGGCATGCCGGGCCCGTACTCGTCGGCCGGCTCGGTGGACGACGCGCGCGAGCTCGCGGCGAACCTCGGCATCCGGTTCGACGTCGTCCCGATCTCGGATGCGTACGCCGAGCGCCACGACGCCCTGGGTCCGCTGCTGGCCGAGGCGGCCGGCGCGGGGCGCTCGCCGTCCGGGGGCGTCGACCCGGTCGCGTGGGAGAACCTGCAGGCCCGGCTGCGCGGCACGACGCTCATGACGATCGCGAACGCGACGGCCGCCCTCGTGTGCACCACGGGGAACCGGTCGGAGTCGGCCGTGGGGTACTTCACGCTCTACGGCGACAGCTGCGGGACGGCGCCGAACCCGCTCGGCGACCTGCTCAAGACGACGGTGACGCGGCGCGACGGCAGCGTGCTGCCGGGCGTGTACGGGCTCGCGGAGTGGCGCAACGCGCAGGCCGCCGCCGCCGGGCAGGTGCCGCCGATCCCCGCCGCGACGCTGACGAAGCCCGCGTCCGCCGAGCTCGCGCCGGACCAGCGGGACACCGACTCGCTGCCGGCGTACCCGGTGCTCGACCGGCTCCTGCTCGCGTTCCTCGAGGACCACGCGACCGCCCAGGAGCTCGCCCGGACGCTCGTGGACGAGGACGGCTGGGACGTCGGCGCGGCGGTCGCGACCGTCAACCGGGTCCTCGCGCTCGTCGACCGCAGCGAGTTCAAGCGGCGGCAGGCCCCGGTCCGCATCAAGGTCTCGCGGCTCGCGTTCGGGCGCGACCGGCGGATGCCGATGGCGAACCACTGGTCGCACGCGCGCGCCGTGGTGCCGGAGCGCGAGGCGCTGCCCGCGTGA
- a CDS encoding family 43 glycosylhydrolase, with protein sequence MSLRRTLGRRLLAAAAVALTVGALAAPAQAQFIEPPSPLVKQRADTAIYKHTDGFYYMTASVPDYKRVELRRASTLAGLGTATPTTIYQAPSSGPLSGWIWAPDVKFYDGAWYLYFSASPSSAVFDQRLYWTRTTSANPLTGSWSAPARFTTGWESFQLDPASFELGGQRYFTWAQDSPSTSYNSHMYIARMASPTSLATAATEIARPTYAWEMEGVAGVVEGPSPLLKNGRVYIAYSASATDSRYKLGLLSSWDTANLLDPASWYKHPTPVFQTANGVYGPGHGSFTVAEDNRTDLLVFHARDYANPTPDALKDPNRHTRVQQLYWRDNGDPFFGQPLPTGMTKPGIRGQHSNKCVDDWEWRTAPGSEVRLYTCTGSNAQAWEFSYVGGHYRIRNQHANLCLENWGSGTALDSDVRLGTCNGATAQDWTLLDRGNGWFSLRNRHSGLCLDNYARDTADGARISQYTCNGNAAQLWRRG encoded by the coding sequence ATGTCTCTTCGGCGCACTCTCGGCCGGCGACTCCTCGCCGCGGCCGCCGTGGCCCTGACGGTCGGCGCTCTCGCCGCGCCGGCGCAGGCCCAGTTCATCGAGCCACCCAGCCCGCTCGTGAAGCAGCGTGCGGACACGGCGATCTACAAGCACACCGACGGCTTCTACTACATGACGGCGTCGGTGCCGGACTACAAGCGGGTCGAGCTCCGCCGCGCCTCGACCCTCGCGGGGCTGGGCACCGCGACGCCCACGACGATCTACCAGGCGCCGTCCTCCGGCCCGTTGAGCGGCTGGATCTGGGCGCCCGACGTGAAGTTCTACGACGGCGCGTGGTACCTGTACTTCTCGGCGTCCCCGAGCAGCGCGGTCTTCGACCAGCGTCTCTACTGGACCCGCACGACGTCGGCGAACCCGCTGACCGGCTCGTGGTCGGCGCCCGCGCGCTTCACGACCGGCTGGGAGTCGTTCCAGCTGGACCCCGCCTCGTTCGAGCTCGGCGGCCAGCGCTACTTCACCTGGGCGCAGGACAGCCCGAGCACGAGCTACAACAGCCACATGTACATCGCGAGGATGGCCTCGCCCACCTCGCTGGCCACGGCCGCCACCGAGATCGCGCGTCCCACGTACGCCTGGGAGATGGAAGGCGTCGCAGGCGTCGTCGAGGGGCCGTCGCCGCTCCTGAAGAACGGCCGCGTCTACATCGCGTACTCGGCGTCCGCGACCGACTCGCGCTACAAGCTGGGGCTGCTGTCCTCCTGGGACACCGCGAACCTCCTCGACCCGGCGTCCTGGTACAAGCACCCGACGCCGGTGTTCCAGACGGCGAACGGGGTGTACGGCCCGGGCCACGGCAGCTTCACCGTCGCCGAGGACAACCGTACGGACCTCCTCGTCTTCCACGCCCGCGACTACGCGAACCCGACCCCGGACGCGCTCAAGGACCCGAACCGGCACACCCGCGTCCAGCAGCTGTACTGGCGTGACAACGGCGACCCCTTCTTCGGCCAGCCGCTGCCGACCGGGATGACCAAGCCCGGCATCCGCGGCCAGCACAGCAACAAGTGCGTCGACGACTGGGAGTGGAGAACCGCGCCCGGTTCCGAGGTGCGGCTCTACACCTGCACCGGCTCGAACGCCCAGGCGTGGGAGTTCAGCTACGTCGGCGGTCACTACCGGATCCGCAACCAGCACGCGAACCTGTGCCTCGAGAACTGGGGCTCCGGGACGGCGCTCGACTCCGACGTCCGGCTGGGGACGTGCAACGGCGCCACCGCGCAGGACTGGACGCTCCTGGACCGGGGCAACGGGTGGTTCTCCCTGCGCAACCGGCACAGCGGGCTGTGCCTGGACAACTACGCCCGGGACACGGCCGACGGGGCGCGGATCTCCCAGTACACGTGCAACGGCAACGCCGCCCAGCTCTGGCGCCGCGGCTGA
- a CDS encoding glycoside hydrolase family 43 protein: MRLAVPRGRPTTSLTAFLATLTLLAASAVATAERAAALDPFTGYLLAHFTGESSNGEQIHLAHSTDGLTWTDLNNGAPVLVSTVGTRGVRDPALVRSPAGDRYWIIATDLRIASGTSWGDASGRGSTSLVVWESSNLVDWSAPRLVNVAGSIPGAGNAWAPEAIWNPATNDYVVYWATNAARDGVTKHRIYYSRTSDFRTFTPAQVYIDRPATRSQGIIDTQIVEVPNSVGGYRYYRASAEGQITIEGSNSVLGTWTALGDLSHLGISNGTGGGTVVEGPMWMPFNNGTSWGLWLDQYATGRGYMPLRSSNLGSTRNFQTVNGYGLGATKKRHGSILQLTAAESSRVLSRWGGSTTAISRIQSYNVPDRYVRHASYQARIDADVSPAQDAQWRVVPGLAGNGTVSFQSVNFPDHYLRNYAYAVRLERNDGSSTFAADASFVPVAGLASSSWTSYRSYNVPDRYLRHSSYVLRIDPVTDAVGRADATFRVVR, from the coding sequence ATGAGACTGGCCGTACCCCGAGGTCGACCCACCACTTCGCTGACCGCCTTCCTCGCCACGTTGACGCTGCTCGCGGCCTCGGCGGTCGCCACCGCCGAGCGAGCTGCGGCGCTCGACCCGTTCACCGGCTACCTCCTGGCACACTTCACGGGCGAGTCGTCGAACGGGGAGCAGATCCACCTCGCGCACAGCACCGACGGCCTGACCTGGACGGACCTCAACAACGGCGCACCCGTCCTGGTCTCGACCGTCGGGACGCGCGGCGTGCGGGACCCGGCGCTCGTGCGCTCGCCCGCCGGCGACCGGTACTGGATCATCGCCACGGACCTGCGCATCGCGAGCGGGACCTCGTGGGGTGACGCCTCGGGCCGCGGCAGCACGTCGCTCGTGGTGTGGGAGTCGTCGAACCTCGTCGACTGGTCCGCCCCGCGGCTCGTGAACGTCGCCGGCAGCATCCCCGGGGCGGGCAACGCGTGGGCGCCCGAGGCCATCTGGAACCCCGCGACGAACGACTACGTCGTGTACTGGGCCACCAACGCCGCGCGCGACGGCGTCACGAAGCACCGCATCTACTACTCGCGGACCAGCGACTTCCGCACGTTCACCCCGGCTCAGGTGTACATCGACCGACCCGCGACCCGGAGCCAGGGCATCATCGACACCCAGATCGTCGAGGTGCCGAACAGCGTCGGTGGCTACCGCTACTACCGGGCGTCCGCCGAGGGGCAGATCACGATCGAGGGCAGCAACTCGGTGCTCGGGACCTGGACCGCCCTGGGCGACCTGTCGCACCTGGGCATCTCCAACGGCACCGGAGGCGGCACCGTCGTCGAGGGCCCGATGTGGATGCCGTTCAACAACGGAACGTCGTGGGGGCTGTGGCTCGACCAGTACGCCACGGGGCGCGGGTACATGCCGCTGCGGTCGTCGAACCTCGGCAGCACGCGGAACTTCCAGACCGTGAACGGCTACGGCCTGGGCGCCACGAAGAAGCGGCACGGCTCGATCCTGCAGCTCACGGCGGCCGAGTCGAGCCGGGTCCTGTCGCGGTGGGGCGGGAGCACGACGGCGATCAGCCGGATCCAGTCGTACAACGTCCCGGACCGCTACGTGCGCCACGCGAGCTACCAGGCACGCATCGACGCCGACGTCTCGCCCGCCCAGGACGCCCAGTGGCGCGTGGTGCCCGGGCTGGCCGGCAACGGGACGGTGTCGTTCCAGTCGGTGAACTTCCCCGACCACTACCTGCGGAACTACGCCTACGCCGTGCGGCTCGAGCGCAACGACGGGTCGAGCACGTTCGCCGCGGACGCCAGCTTCGTGCCGGTCGCGGGGCTCGCCTCGTCGTCCTGGACGTCCTACCGCTCGTACAACGTCCCCGACCGGTACCTCCGGCACTCGTCGTACGTGCTGCGCATCGACCCGGTCACGGACGCCGTCGGCCGCGCCGACGCGACGTTCCGTGTCGTGCGCTGA
- the ilvD gene encoding dihydroxy-acid dehydratase: MTTSVSADSTQPRSTTPPSAPAPTPIDGIDFKPRSRTVTDGLEATASRGMLRAVGLGDDDFAKPQIGVASSWNEITPCNLSLDRLAKAVKVGVHAAGGFPLEFGTISVSDGISMGHEGMHFSLVSRDIIADSVETVMQAERLDGSVLLAGCDKSLPGMLMAAARLDVSSVFLYAGSIAPGFVRLTDGTEKDVTIIDAFEAVGACARGLMSREDVDLIERAVCPGEGACGGMYTANTMASVAEAMGMSLPGSAAPPSADRRRDAFAEKSGAAVVELLRRGITARDIMTKKAFENAIAVVMAFGGSTNAVLHLLAIAHEAEVDLTLDDFSRVAAKVPHLGDLKPFGRYVMNDVDRIGGVPVIMKALLDAGLLHGDCLTVTGKTIAENLADIAPPDPDGKILRAMGNPIHKTGGITILHGSLAPEGAVVKSAGFDSDVFEGTARVFDRERAAMDALEDGTIVAGDVVVIRYEGPKGGPGMREMLAITGAIKGAGLGKDVLLLTDGRFSGGTTGLCVGHVAPEAVDGGPIAFVRDGDRIRLDVANATLEVLVDDAELEARKVGWAPLPPTYTRGVLAKYAKLVQSASKGAVLV; encoded by the coding sequence ATGACCACGTCCGTGTCCGCTGACAGCACCCAGCCCCGTTCGACCACGCCGCCGTCGGCACCCGCGCCGACGCCGATCGACGGCATCGACTTCAAGCCGCGCTCGCGCACGGTCACCGACGGTCTCGAGGCCACGGCCTCGCGCGGGATGCTGCGCGCGGTCGGCCTGGGCGACGACGACTTCGCCAAGCCGCAGATCGGCGTCGCGAGCTCGTGGAACGAGATCACGCCGTGCAACCTGTCCCTCGACCGCCTCGCGAAGGCCGTCAAGGTGGGCGTGCACGCGGCGGGCGGGTTCCCGCTCGAGTTCGGCACCATCTCGGTGTCCGACGGCATCTCGATGGGCCACGAGGGCATGCACTTCTCGCTCGTGAGCCGCGACATCATCGCCGACTCGGTCGAGACGGTCATGCAGGCCGAGCGGCTCGACGGCTCCGTGCTCCTCGCGGGCTGCGACAAGTCGCTCCCGGGGATGCTCATGGCCGCCGCGCGCCTCGACGTGTCGAGCGTGTTCCTGTACGCGGGCTCGATCGCGCCGGGCTTCGTGAGGCTGACCGACGGCACCGAGAAGGACGTCACGATCATCGACGCGTTCGAGGCCGTCGGGGCGTGCGCCCGCGGGCTCATGAGCCGCGAGGACGTCGACCTCATCGAGCGCGCGGTGTGCCCGGGCGAGGGGGCGTGCGGCGGGATGTACACCGCGAACACGATGGCCTCGGTCGCCGAGGCGATGGGGATGTCGCTGCCCGGCTCGGCCGCGCCCCCGTCGGCGGACCGCCGCCGCGACGCGTTCGCCGAGAAGTCGGGGGCCGCGGTCGTCGAGCTGCTGCGCCGCGGCATCACGGCGCGCGACATCATGACCAAGAAGGCGTTCGAGAACGCCATCGCCGTCGTCATGGCGTTCGGCGGCTCGACCAACGCGGTGCTGCACCTGCTCGCGATCGCGCACGAGGCCGAGGTCGACCTCACGCTCGACGACTTCTCCCGTGTCGCCGCCAAGGTGCCGCACCTGGGCGACCTCAAGCCGTTCGGCCGCTACGTGATGAACGACGTCGACCGCATCGGCGGCGTGCCCGTCATCATGAAGGCGCTCCTCGACGCCGGGCTGCTGCACGGCGACTGCCTCACGGTCACGGGCAAGACGATCGCCGAGAACCTCGCGGACATCGCGCCCCCGGACCCGGACGGCAAGATCCTGCGCGCGATGGGCAACCCGATCCACAAGACGGGCGGCATCACGATCCTGCACGGCTCGCTCGCTCCCGAGGGTGCCGTCGTGAAGTCCGCGGGCTTCGACTCCGACGTGTTCGAGGGCACCGCGCGCGTGTTCGACCGCGAGCGCGCCGCGATGGACGCGCTCGAGGACGGCACGATCGTGGCGGGCGACGTCGTCGTGATCCGCTACGAGGGCCCCAAGGGTGGCCCGGGCATGCGCGAGATGCTCGCCATCACGGGTGCGATCAAGGGCGCGGGCCTCGGCAAGGACGTGCTGCTGCTGACGGACGGGCGCTTCTCGGGCGGCACGACCGGCCTGTGCGTCGGGCACGTCGCGCCCGAGGCGGTCGACGGCGGGCCCATCGCGTTCGTGCGCGACGGCGACCGGATCCGGCTCGACGTGGCGAACGCGACGCTCGAGGTCCTGGTCGACGACGCCGAGCTCGAGGCGCGCAAGGTCGGCTGGGCCCCGTTGCCCCCGACCTACACGCGCGGGGTGCTCGCCAAGTACGCAAAGCTCGTGCAGTCCGCGTCGAAGGGCGCCGTGCTCGTCTGA